The genome window GTGGCCGTCGCCGACGCGCTCACCGAGAGAGAAGTCGACTGCTTGCGCTTCGACTACGGCGACTGGGACGAGGGCCGCGGCGAGCGAACCGACGCGCTGAACGCCCTCGACTGGGCCGCCGAGCGCTACGACTCCGTCGCCCTGTTCGGCTTCAGTTTCGGCGGCGCAATCGCGCTGCTCGCCGCGGCCGAGGCCCGCGACACGGTGGACCCGGCGGCCCTCAGTGCGTTGGCTCCGGCCGCACAGATCGGCGAGAAACACGGCCTCGACGCGGTGGGTGCGCTGTACGAGATTCGCGCCCCGGTGCAGGTGGTGTACGGAACGCGCGACACGACCGCCGACTGGGAACCCGTCGTCGACAGGGCGCGGGAACTGGGATGTGAACTTGTCGAGATGGAAGCCGACCACTTCTTCGTCGGCCAGTCCGCGAAGGTGGCGGAGGCGGTGAGCGAGTTTCTGGTGTCGAAACTTAGGTGAGGTGGCTCCTGACAAGTGGAAACTCGACAGTAGGTAGCTGGCACAATACCTGTTATTCAAGATAAATTTGTATTTCTATAACTCCAATTAACACTCATGTCAGACTTAGTGAAGTACATTAGCGGGGGACTTCTGATAGCCGCGATGCTGGGTGCCCTTCGTAGTGCTTCGTCTGCATTGAACGGAAACCTTGAGCAAGCATTCACGCCTGGATGGATAGATTTTGCAGTTGCTTATCCTACTCTGACAGCTCTTGTATTGGTAGGCGGTACGATACTGTTTGGTGGCTCCTTCATCGCTGCAGTTGAGAACCTTTGACTGAAGTTCAGTTGTACTCCCGCCACCGGTAGCCGCACTCCTTACACTTGAAGAATCGCGTCGGCGGTTCGTCGGCCGACGCCGTCTGCTTGATGGTGTACCACGCCTCGCCGTGGCCGCATTTGTCGCAGGTCACGTCGTTGGCGGTCGGTTTCCCCTCGAAGTCCGCGCCCTCTTCGGTCTCGATGACCTCGCTGTCGGCCTGCGATTCGGTGGAGACGAACTCGGCGGCGCGCTCCTCGTCGCGGTCGGCGCTCGCGCCGCAGTTCGTACAGACCATCGCGCCGTCCTGGTTCATCATCATCGAACCGCAGTCGTCGCAGAACTGCATATCCCCGTCTACTCGTTCCGCCCTGAAAGGTCAGTCGGAGCCGTCTTCGCTCTCCGCGTCGCGGCGAGCGCGGCCGCCGTCGGGCGCGTCGGCGACGGCGTGGGCCGCCCGCCGACTGCTTCCGGCACCGCCGTCGTCGTCGACCATCGGGCAGTCCCGCACGCGGAACCGCTCGAACCCGACCGTCTCGACGATGTCGGTCCCCTCGTGGCCGCAGCCGAACCCCGGCGGCGACTCGAAGTGCGGGCAGGTCTGACAGTAGTGGCGCTTCGAGACGACGTACGTCTCGCCGTCGTCGGCCTCGACGGGTGTGTCGTCGCCCTCCGGCGCGTCGAGGGGGGTCTCGCCGACGGCGACACCGTCGGTCCATCCCCGGCGGCCTGTCCGGCTCTCTTCGACGACGGCGTCGGCCCACTCGTCGACGGCGGAGAAGTCGAAATCGGCGACATCGGCGTCTGCGCTCCCGGAGTCGAACCTCCCGGCGTCGACGCCGTCGCCGCCGGCCGTCGGCTTGAGGTCGGCCCACGGGTCCGATACGTCGGTGTCGCCGCCGGCCGACAACCGCTCGAACGGGTCGGTGTCGCCGACGTTGTAGGTGTCGTCGGTGTCGGCAGTGTTGTCGGTGTCGTGAGTATTGGTGATGTCGTCGGTGTCGTGAGTGGCGGCGGTGTCGGCAGTGTCGTCGGTGTCGTCGGAATCTGCGTCGTCACCGTTACGCCTCGCCGACCCGCCGTCGGGATACTCCTCAGACATCGAAGTTTGTCAGACCGGTGGGGTCGTCGTCCTCGGCGGTGCTCGCGGCGTCGGTCGTCAGCGTCGCCGACCCGAACGGCCAACCCGGCGGAGTGACGCCGTCGAACCGTGCGCCGCAGTGTGGGCACGTCGGCGACGAGAGCAGTCCGAGGTGGACCGTCTCGCCGCAGTCCGCGCAGACGCCTCCGCTCACGCCGTTTCTGTGCGCCGATTCGAGAAACTCGTCGAGTTCGCGGTCGGCGGCTATCGCCGCCTCCGCTCGCTGCACCCGGTCTCGAAGGTCGACCGTCACCCGGGCGAGCGTCGTCAACCGTTCTTCGGCCGTCTCAACCCGCTCGGCGAGTTCCGAGTCGAGGTCCGCCGAGAGCGACTCGACTCGACGTTCCAGCGCCTCCACGTCGGCGCTCGCCTCCGCCACCGCCTGCCGAATCTCGGGGTGCTCGTGGTCGAGCGGCGCTTTCGCGTCCGTCTCGCGTTTGACCTGGACGACGCGGTCGCGGACGTCGCCGATCTTCTCGTCGACGTCGGACTGGACGCCGTC of Haloprofundus halophilus contains these proteins:
- a CDS encoding alpha/beta hydrolase, coding for MPGGRDVRATLDASDASTENVVVACPPHPQHRGHRGDERLVAVADALTEREVDCLRFDYGDWDEGRGERTDALNALDWAAERYDSVALFGFSFGGAIALLAAAEARDTVDPAALSALAPAAQIGEKHGLDAVGALYEIRAPVQVVYGTRDTTADWEPVVDRARELGCELVEMEADHFFVGQSAKVAEAVSEFLVSKLR
- a CDS encoding transcription factor S; amino-acid sequence: MQFCDDCGSMMMNQDGAMVCTNCGASADRDEERAAEFVSTESQADSEVIETEEGADFEGKPTANDVTCDKCGHGEAWYTIKQTASADEPPTRFFKCKECGYRWREYN